The sequence AGCCAAGCTGGTGGGATGTGACGCTTCAACAGATCCGGATCAGCCAGGATCTCCAAACGAGTCGGGTAAACCGGAAATCGGCAGTGCTTCATCGGCGCGCATTCGAGACTCATGTTCATATCACTCCCTGCCCTTTGAGCCAGTCCGCGAAGTCCTTCACCTGCAGGCGGAGAAGACGTTTGGACTCCGCCAGACGTTCTTCGCTTGTCATTCTCCCGATACGATCGTGCTCGTGGACGGCAGCCCTGAACAACTCGGCCAAGTCCTGTGTTTCTGTCAGGCCAGACGGCTGCGCGGAATCAGACGCCGGCTTGGGCCACGCAATCGGATCATAGAAGATCCCCAGACGCAGCCCCCGACCCTGTTCCCCCGCGTATTTGGCGATCCAAGCGGCCGTGTCTTTGAAGTCATATTCCTGCACCGAGGAAGACCTTAGGGTCGTCATTGTATCGTCCGTATCGTCATGGTTGGTCCTCGATTCTCTATGATCAGATTGAGACACAAACTCGACGGCCACGAAGCGAGTCGAGTCCACAAGGTCCAAATTCAGCGACCTCGTCTGGGTCCTGGCGGGTTTCGCTGTGAGGCCATCGCGCCCGGTGACCCAGTCCTCCTTCCGCACCTCTATCCTCAAAGGAATCGAGACGTCCTCCATCGGCACGTCTCGCTGCGAGAAGTGCAGCCCGGCCTGTTGCAGTTCCTCAGTAATCACCTGCAAGGCCTCTTCCTCGGATAAGAACACTGGCGGATTGACCACGACACAGCCCGTGGCTCCTCTGCCTTCGCCGTGCTCGAAAATCGGGGCCACGATGGCCGCCTTGCCGGCCAGGTCATTTCCCGCCGGGCGGGCCGACGAACCAGCCGGCTGGTCCTTCGAGCAACCGGTGCCGTTGACCGCCAGGAACACGCTCAACAGACCCGCCATCTCGCCCCGAGACAGCCAAGCTGGTGGGATGTGACGCTTCAACAGATCCGGATCAGCCAGGATCTCCAGACGGGTGGGGTAAAGGGGGCCAGCGGACCGCTTGACTGGCCTGGACCGCAGAGTCGCCATGCTCGTGCCTCCCGCGGATGGATCGATATGCCGGCCGTCGAATGACCGATCAAAAGGATTATACGCGAATCATCCTGCTGGGTTTCACTTCGGGACGAAAACGTCGACAGCCACGTGACCAGGCCCGGTGCCTGCCACCCCCTGGCGTCGTCTTTGAGGCACGCCCTTTCAGGCGGACCGGCGGCGAAGCGAACCGAGCCCCGTTTTCGCGACGGTCACGGCCGGCTGGCCGGCGGCAGCCGCTTGAGAACGAATCGATAGGGCACGGGTTTGGCAACGGTTCGCTGGAGCGATTCCATCCGTTCGTTGATATCCGTGATCTTTCGCCAAACATCACCAAGATTGGGGTTACCGCCCAGATACATCGCCGAGAGCTTCTCGGCTTGCACCATTTGGTTCCGCGAGTCGGTCAGCATGATCAGCGTGGCCGCCTGGGCGTCCCACGGACCGCCCGGGACCCAGCCGTCCGGTGTGGCAGAGGAGATGTTGAGGCCCTCCGCCAGTCTTTCAACCGGCCAGGTGCCGACCTCTCGGCCTGCGACGGTGAGCTGGTAACGGCCGGGCGAGAGCCCCTTCACCGCCAGCATGTATCGGTTGAGTTGGTCGGGGATTGGGATGAACCGGAACTGCAGGGCACCCAACGGGCCAAGGTTGAACGGCAGTCCCTCATCCAGGCGGTCGAACTCCACTGTCTCGGTGGTGACCTTCAGCTCCGAAACCTTGCAGCCAGAGGCCTCGGCAACTCGCCCCGCGGCCGCATCGATCGTCACCGAAGAAACCTCGGCCGGGGCCCCAAGGCCCTTCAGAATCGCGAATCCCATCGCCAACTGGCCGAGATCGTTGAGGTGGATGCCGTCGGCGGCGTGCAGCGTGTGCTTGTCTTTGTCATCCTTCGCCTCATGGTTGGCGGCCCAGATCCGCTTCTGGATCTCGCGCATCGATCGCTGCACGTCGATCGCACCGCCGCCGAGAGATCGCGACAGGGCCATGCCCTCATCGCACATCCGCTGGAGATAGTCGTTTTCGCTCTTATCGGGGTCAGCCCCGGTGATCGCCGCCGAGCAGATGAACACCCGCACGCCGCGACTTCTGCATTGCGTGACAATGTCCCGAATACCGTCGAGGTACTTCTGTTTGTGTTCGTCGTCGGCCTTGCCGCCCCAGCCGATGTCATTGACGCCGTAGGCCACCGTCACCAGCGTAGCCCCGTGACCCAGAACGTCTCGCTCAAGCCGGGCAGCGCCGCCGGCGGCCGTGTCCCCGCCCCAACCCGCGTTGATGAAACGAACTCTGCGGTCCGGGTAACGCAGGAGCGTATAGTTCTCGACGATCTTACCGTAGCCTCGGGCGGCGGTGATACTGTCGCCCAGAAACACCACCGTATCGCCGTCATGGATGGCAAACTCGGCTCGCAGAGCACCTGCGAGAACAAAGAAAAGAGCCGCGACTTGCCAGGTTTTCACTTCAACCTTTCTTACTGAGGAACTTGTCGAGCCTGTCAAACATCGCGGCTCGTTGATCCGGGCTGGAGTTCAAGAACTCAAACATGGCCGCCGCCACGACTTTCTCTTTGACATACCCCGCTTTCGAACACTCCTTGTCAAAAGCCGTCACCAGTTTGCCGGGCAGATAATAGGATCTTTTGGGTTTTTCCATGATCGAAATCTCCCTGTGTTGAAATCAGTCGTTTTCTTGAATCGCACACGTCAGGACTTCTGATCGGAGCTTCATGATACAGTCTCCCTCTGGGCAAAGCAAGAGGTTTTGCTGCCCAGCCAGAGCCGATAGACTCCGGCCAGTGGGGCAGAGGGGGCAGATGCCGATCCTTCCACCTGAGGCGGGACTACGAATACGTCGGGGGCGACCGCCATCTTCCGGCAGGAGCGCCAGATTCCCGGCGCGGCCCTGTAACCTGCTCCGATCAGTTCGGGGGCCGTTACAGATACGGCGGGGGTCTGCCATGGGGACCACCGGCGGCTTGCCCGCAGGTTCTCTGGTCAGATGATCCCAGGTCTTTCCGTGCTTGAGACAAACCCCCTTCGCAGGCCCCATTAGCAGGGTGCCTTCACAACAG comes from Phycisphaerae bacterium and encodes:
- a CDS encoding GDSL-type esterase/lipase family protein, producing MKTWQVAALFFVLAGALRAEFAIHDGDTVVFLGDSITAARGYGKIVENYTLLRYPDRRVRFINAGWGGDTAAGGAARLERDVLGHGATLVTVAYGVNDIGWGGKADDEHKQKYLDGIRDIVTQCRSRGVRVFICSAAITGADPDKSENDYLQRMCDEGMALSRSLGGGAIDVQRSMREIQKRIWAANHEAKDDKDKHTLHAADGIHLNDLGQLAMGFAILKGLGAPAEVSSVTIDAAAGRVAEASGCKVSELKVTTETVEFDRLDEGLPFNLGPLGALQFRFIPIPDQLNRYMLAVKGLSPGRYQLTVAGREVGTWPVERLAEGLNISSATPDGWVPGGPWDAQAATLIMLTDSRNQMVQAEKLSAMYLGGNPNLGDVWRKITDINERMESLQRTVAKPVPYRFVLKRLPPASRP